A stretch of DNA from Triticum dicoccoides isolate Atlit2015 ecotype Zavitan chromosome 2A, WEW_v2.0, whole genome shotgun sequence:
ATAATGATTGAGGGCTGGAAGAGGGAACTTGAGATGTGACTAGATCTCCGGAAGCAAAGGCTAACCTTTGCGCAAAGGTGAACGAAGACACGAGCTGGGATACGGACATGAGTGGGCACGCTCATCTTCGCAAAACAACGACACGAACCGACCCGCCGCTACGACGAGTCACGAGACCCAACCAAGCGGTCGCTGCCGTGTCGCAGCCAGCGGGACCCGTCGTCATCTCGGCAAAGCAAATATTCGCACAGTCACGGCACGTCGAGGCCGAGCTGCAGGCCACTTCGCCCTGCGCTCCAAGCCGCCGACAATGCAGGCCCACCAGCCCTGACCGCAACAGGTTGGGCAGCAGCTTGCAGTACACTCCGGCGCACCAAACCCCGCCTCGCACGCGAGCCGCCAGCGCCGCTTCCCCCGCCCCGCCGGCCGCCCCCCCGGCGGGCCAGACGGCATGGAGTGCCTGAGGCGGGTGAATCCGTTCCGCGCGTGTGCGGGGCTGCGGGTTCTGGGGTACCTCATGCTGgcgctcgtcgccgccatcgtcgccgcctcCTACTACGCCGTCGTCGTCTACGCCTGGGGCCCACTGCTCCTACGCGGGGGCAGCGGAGGCTCCGTAGCGGCGGCAGCTTTCGTCCTCGCCGCCTTCCACCTCCTTGTAAACGCCGCCACCCTGTCTCTCTTACCATCTAATTTCAGTATACCTTGAGGAGTCATGTGGTGCTAGGTAGTGGCCTCTGTTTTTCCTTCAACTGCAAGGCAGCTTAGTCATTTGTGCGAGCAGCTAATTGTGCAATATGGATCTTAATTCATGTTACATATCATTAATGTCTTTCGGATTAACACATGATAGATGCGTATGCTCCAGCATCAGAACAAATTATGTCTCAAGAAATACTGTATATCCTTCGAAATTACTTTTTAAGGGCCCTTTCTTATTGTTGACTTTGTGCATTGAGCAACTCAAATATATAAGAACATCACCTCATGCAATGGTTATACTCTTATTCAACTATTTTTTTCATGCTTCAAGCGATTGATAGATATATTATGGTCAAACAAGTCAGTAGCATATAGATCGAACCATATCTGACGATAATACCTAGACGTGATATTTTGAGCCTCTATTCTTGTTATTCACCAAACtgtatttagtactccctccgtttctaaatataagcctttttagagatcTCAGTacggactacatacagatgtatagtcatattttagagtgtagattcactcattttgctccgtatgtagtccgtattggaatctctaaaaggcttatatttaggaacggagggagtagcttttagaTTTTCGGTTCGAGATATTGAGCATGACAAAAGATGTGTTGGTTTCTTCCAATTAGACTGAATTATTCACCATAGCGCCTTACATTACTTGCTATCATGGACTTCTCTTTTCTTTAAATGAGAAAATCAGGCCATGATTGTGTTTGTTTCTGTTTTGTTTAAATTTCTTCAGGGTTCTTGTTTCTTCTGCAGCTTATAATGATGCTATGGTGCTACTTTATGGTTGTTTTTACGAATCCTGGAGCTGTACCTGAAAACTGGAGACATGCTTCTGAAGAGGATGGTATGTATGCGAACAACAGTAGCACCATATCAAATAATGTCGCTACAGATTGTGTGAATCCTCCATCCACTTCAGAGGAGCAAGGACATGCGCCTAGATATTGCTCTCGTTGTCAAAATGGCAAACCTCCACGTTGCCATCACTGTTCTATCTGTAAGTCAGCCTTCTTCATGGTGTCAATTAATTTATAATAGGGAATGCCACTGTTTCAAACCAACCTTCATACTTCAGGAAAAATGATGTTTGTCATCCAATATATATTGTTGGTTATGATGCGAATGATCTTGCAAGTGCCGGATTATGGTCCCTGAACTAGATTGAATGTGGCTTTAGTACTGGTGTTACTTTCAATGAACAACGGTCAGTTTGCGGTTGCTGAACTGTATTCCGCCGAACTTAATTTATAATCTGCTATGGAAAAATAGTTGCGTAAGTAGGGATAAATTGATTTAAACAAAAGGTAAAATAGACAAAAGCTGGAAAGGTAAGGTGGATTATCATTAATCCACCACAATGCCAAAAGCAGCCCACGAAAGGGTGATCTGTAAAGTTGCTACAGAAATACCTAATGAAAAGCACAAGAAAGTTCTTGCATAGTTTGTGTGCAGCTTGTGTGCTTTTTCTTTTATAGTTACTCATAAATGCATGAAAGTCATCTATCCCTTCTATTACATTCTTATTGTGACCTTTGTATTTGACTCTGTAGGTGACAGATGCGTACTAAAAATGGATCATCACTGTGTTTGGGTAGTAAATTGTGTCGGAGCAAGGAATTACAAGTATTTTCTCCTTTTCCTGGTAGGATTGGAACACTCATTGGTAAATTGATTATTGGAACACTTCTTGGGAAATTAATCTCGGATAGTGTATAGTTGTTTTTTGAGAGCGCATTTTCATATAAACTTCAGCAAGATTTTAAGTTGCTGTTCGGTTAGGATTGGGTGTAGTGAAAATATTTTGTATTAGTAAGCTAGTCTCTTATACTTGTTCTGGACTTGTATGAAAACCATGCTAGGGTGATTTCGCAGGCATATATTTTTGTTGTGGGATATACTAGTTCTGTCATGCCATAACGGAACagattttagatttttattttttggCCCTAAATCTACCTTATCTTATTTTGATGAGAACCTGATGTCCAAACAGGCAAACTAGGCCTTAcgggttgtttggatcttgcctgTAAGCAAAAGTGGTTGAACTATTTTATGGGCTAACCACCTAAACCTTTTTGGCCTAGGTCATGCTTTAACGAAACTGCCAATTGCTAGTTTTTCTAGAAAAACACTTCAAAATAGCAGAATAACTAAAAATGATGCTCTCCAAGCAGATTTTCACCAAATACTACCATAATGTAACACAAAATTATAAATCAGTATTGCTAAAACTTCTCAGAGAGTTTATGCCACCAATTGGCTTGTTTCCATTTTGTAGCCACATAGTTGTGTTTTTTCTAGTATCTTAGAGTATGTGGTTTGCCTTTTCAGGCTCATTCAACAAATTTATGCCACCTATTGGCTTGATATCATGT
This window harbors:
- the LOC119353957 gene encoding probable protein S-acyltransferase 12 — translated: MECLRRVNPFRACAGLRVLGYLMLALVAAIVAASYYAVVVYAWGPLLLRGGSGGSVAAAAFVLAAFHLLLIMMLWCYFMVVFTNPGAVPENWRHASEEDGMYANNSSTISNNVATDCVNPPSTSEEQGHAPRYCSRCQNGKPPRCHHCSICDRCVLKMDHHCVWVVNCVGARNYKYFLLFLVYTFLETVLDTLVLLPSFIIFFHDGSRRPSSAGDIAILFLAFVLNLAFALSLLCFICMHTSLAASNTTSIEVYERKKTCSWEYDLGWRKNLEQVFGTNKLLWFLPMYCTEDLQNIATIQGLEFPTRSDAVL